One part of the Schistocerca piceifrons isolate TAMUIC-IGC-003096 chromosome 2, iqSchPice1.1, whole genome shotgun sequence genome encodes these proteins:
- the LOC124777363 gene encoding uncharacterized protein LOC124777363 has protein sequence MKAALLFVAALVAVAVVQGQPEESTTAASQGQEQPSATNPAVRTLVAASYAEEDEDTICVQADNKFYLYANSLKLYSCYNLLPKVYVVKPKSLCKPTLSDCPTN, from the exons ATGAAGGCTGCTCTGTTGTTTGTTGCTG cACTGGTCGCAGTTGCGGTGGTCCAAGGACAACCAGAAGAGTCGACCACTGCCGCCAGCCAGGGTCAGGAACAGCCGTCCGCCACCAACCCGGCTGTGAGAACATTGGTGGCAGCGTCGTATGCGGAAGAGGACGAAGATACCATTTGTGTCCAGGCAGACAACAAGTTCTACTTGTATGCTAATTCACTGAAGCTGTATTCTTGCTACAACCTGCTACCGAAGG TTTACGTGGTGAAACCAAAGAGTCTATGTAAACCAACCCTGTCAGACTGTCCCACGAACTAG